The Burkholderia cepacia genome includes a region encoding these proteins:
- a CDS encoding PrkA family serine protein kinase — protein sequence MDIYSSFANRFEKTREEELSLEEYLALCKNDPSAYATAGERMLEAIGEPEHIDTRNDPRLSRIFANKVIKVYPAFREFYGMEEVIEQVVAYFRHAAQGLEEKKQILYLLGPVGGGKSSIAERLKQLMERVPFYSLKGSPVNESPLGLFDYDEDGPILEEQYGIPRRYLKNILSPWAVKRLHEYNGDIRQFRVVRRYPSILRQVGIAKTEPGDENNQDISSLVGKVDIRKLEQYAQDDADAYSYSGGLCLANQGLLEFVEMFKAPIKVLHPLLTATQEGNFKGTEGFGAIPFDGIILAHSNESEWKAFRNNRNNEALLDRIFVVKVPYCLRVSEETKIYEKLIRNSSLAEAVCAPGTLKMMSQFSVLSRLHEPENSSLFSKMQVYDGENLKDTDPKAKSYQEYRDYAGVDEGMTGVSTRFAFKILSRVFNFDSSEVAANPVHLMYVLEQQIEREQFPPETEQKYLSFVKDVLASRYAEFIGKEIQTAYLESYSEYGQNIFDRYVTYADFWIQDQEFRDHDTGESFDRAALNAELEKIEKPAGISNPKDYRNEIVNFVLRARAANAGKNPVWTSYEKLRVVIEKKMFSNTEELLPVISFNAKGSAEEQRKHEDFVNRMVAKGYTPKQVRLLCDWYLRVRKSS from the coding sequence ATGGATATTTACAGCAGCTTCGCGAACCGCTTCGAAAAAACGCGAGAGGAAGAGCTCTCGCTGGAGGAGTATCTCGCGCTCTGCAAGAACGATCCATCCGCGTACGCGACGGCTGGTGAACGCATGCTGGAAGCAATCGGGGAACCTGAACACATCGATACCCGCAACGATCCGCGCCTGTCGCGGATCTTCGCGAACAAGGTCATCAAGGTCTATCCCGCATTCCGTGAGTTCTACGGAATGGAGGAAGTGATCGAGCAGGTGGTCGCATATTTCCGTCACGCTGCGCAAGGGCTCGAAGAGAAGAAGCAGATCCTCTATCTGCTTGGCCCGGTGGGCGGCGGCAAGTCGTCGATCGCCGAGCGTCTGAAGCAATTGATGGAGCGCGTGCCGTTCTATTCGCTGAAGGGGTCGCCCGTCAACGAATCGCCGCTCGGGCTGTTCGACTACGACGAAGACGGCCCGATCCTCGAGGAACAGTACGGCATTCCACGCCGCTACCTGAAGAACATCCTGAGCCCGTGGGCCGTCAAGCGCCTGCACGAATACAACGGCGACATCCGCCAGTTCCGGGTGGTGCGTCGCTATCCGTCGATCCTGCGGCAGGTCGGCATCGCGAAGACGGAGCCGGGTGACGAGAACAACCAGGACATCTCGTCGCTGGTCGGCAAGGTCGATATCCGCAAGCTCGAACAGTACGCGCAGGACGACGCCGACGCGTACAGCTACTCGGGCGGCCTGTGCCTCGCGAACCAGGGCCTGCTCGAGTTCGTCGAAATGTTCAAGGCGCCGATCAAGGTGTTGCACCCGCTGCTCACCGCCACGCAGGAAGGCAACTTCAAGGGCACCGAGGGCTTCGGCGCGATTCCGTTCGACGGGATCATCCTCGCGCACTCGAACGAGTCGGAATGGAAGGCGTTCCGCAACAACCGCAACAACGAGGCACTGCTCGACCGGATCTTCGTCGTGAAGGTGCCGTACTGCCTGCGCGTATCGGAAGAGACCAAGATCTACGAGAAGCTGATCCGCAACTCGTCGCTGGCCGAGGCCGTGTGCGCACCGGGCACGCTGAAGATGATGTCGCAGTTCTCGGTGCTGTCGCGCCTGCACGAGCCGGAGAATTCGAGCCTGTTCTCGAAGATGCAGGTGTACGACGGCGAAAACCTCAAGGACACCGATCCGAAGGCGAAGTCGTACCAGGAATACCGCGACTACGCGGGCGTGGACGAAGGGATGACGGGCGTGTCGACACGCTTCGCGTTCAAGATCCTGTCGCGCGTGTTCAACTTCGATTCGAGCGAGGTCGCGGCCAACCCCGTGCACCTGATGTACGTGCTCGAGCAGCAGATCGAGCGCGAGCAGTTCCCGCCGGAAACCGAGCAGAAGTATCTGTCCTTCGTGAAGGACGTACTGGCGTCGCGCTACGCGGAATTCATCGGCAAGGAGATCCAGACGGCCTACCTCGAGTCGTATTCGGAGTATGGCCAGAACATCTTCGACCGCTACGTCACGTATGCGGACTTCTGGATCCAGGACCAGGAATTCCGCGATCACGATACGGGCGAGAGCTTCGACCGCGCCGCGCTGAACGCAGAGCTGGAGAAGATCGAGAAGCCGGCCGGCATCAGTAATCCGAAGGATTACCGCAACGAGATCGTGAACTTCGTGTTGCGTGCACGGGCGGCGAACGCCGGCAAGAACCCCGTGTGGACGAGCTACGAGAAGTTGCGCGTCGTGATCGAGAAGAAGATGTTCTCGAATACCGAGGAACTGTTGCCGGTGATTTCGTTCAACGCAAAGGGTTCGGCGGAGGAGCAGCGCAAGCATGAGGACTTTGTGAACCGGATGGTCGCGAAGGGCTATACGCCGAAGCAGGTGAGGCTGCTTTGCGACTGGTACCTGCGCGTGCGCAAGTCGTCATGA
- a CDS encoding YeaH/YhbH family protein: MLHQIIDRRLAGKNKSIANRERFLRRVKNYIRRAVSDAVRDRSIKDIQSTQSITIPRKDIAEPNFRHAPGGRREYVHPGNEDYVRGDKIPRPQGGSGGGGSQASNEGEGQDDFVFELSRDEFMQYFFDDLELPRLVKTHLLTVPSWKNVRAGWSAEGTPNNIDVVRSLRSALGRRIALGSPLVNELRELEAQLEALKSDPEDRRAEIAVLEAEIHHLKGRIWRIPFIDPFDLRYINRVKQPQPSSQAVMFCLMDVSGSMDEQRKDLSKRFFILLYLFLKRNYERIEVVFIRHHTRAEEVDEDTFFHSTESGGTVVSSALELMRKVMNERYSPTEWNIYGAQASDGDNWTDDSPKCRKILEEDILTKTRYFAYIQVAPEEQNLWLEYAQLALSQPHLAMKKVESAADIYPVFRELFEKQVEMS, translated from the coding sequence GTGCTTCATCAAATCATCGACCGCAGGCTGGCCGGCAAGAACAAGAGTATCGCCAACCGCGAACGCTTTCTGCGTCGCGTCAAGAACTACATTCGTCGTGCCGTGTCGGACGCGGTGCGCGATCGTAGCATCAAGGATATCCAGAGCACGCAGAGCATCACGATCCCGCGCAAGGACATCGCGGAGCCGAATTTCCGGCACGCGCCCGGCGGGCGTCGCGAATACGTGCACCCCGGCAACGAGGACTACGTGCGCGGCGACAAGATCCCGCGCCCGCAGGGCGGCTCGGGCGGCGGGGGCAGTCAGGCGAGCAACGAGGGCGAAGGGCAGGACGACTTCGTGTTCGAGCTGTCGCGCGACGAGTTCATGCAGTACTTCTTCGACGATCTCGAGCTGCCGCGCCTCGTGAAGACGCACCTGCTGACGGTGCCGAGCTGGAAGAACGTGCGCGCGGGCTGGTCGGCGGAAGGCACGCCGAACAACATCGACGTCGTGCGTTCGCTGCGCAGCGCACTCGGGCGCCGTATCGCGCTCGGCTCGCCGCTCGTCAACGAGCTGCGCGAACTCGAGGCGCAGCTCGAGGCGCTGAAGAGCGACCCGGAAGACCGGCGCGCGGAGATCGCGGTGCTCGAGGCCGAGATCCATCACCTGAAGGGGCGCATCTGGCGGATTCCGTTCATCGATCCGTTCGACCTGCGCTACATCAACCGCGTGAAGCAGCCGCAACCGTCGAGCCAGGCCGTGATGTTCTGCCTGATGGACGTGTCGGGCTCGATGGACGAGCAGCGCAAGGATCTGTCGAAGCGCTTCTTCATCCTGCTTTACCTGTTCCTCAAGCGCAACTACGAGCGCATCGAGGTGGTGTTCATCCGTCACCACACGCGTGCCGAGGAAGTCGACGAGGACACCTTCTTCCATTCGACCGAGAGCGGCGGCACGGTGGTGTCGAGTGCGCTCGAGCTGATGCGCAAGGTGATGAACGAGCGCTACTCGCCGACCGAGTGGAACATCTACGGCGCGCAGGCGTCCGACGGCGACAACTGGACTGACGATTCGCCCAAGTGTCGCAAAATCCTGGAAGAGGATATCCTCACGAAGACGCGTTACTTCGCGTATATCCAGGTCGCGCCGGAAGAGCAGAACCTGTGGCTGGAATACGCGCAACTGGCCCTGTCTCAGCCGCATCTCGCGATGAAAAAAGTGGAATCGGCTG